A stretch of Megalobrama amblycephala isolate DHTTF-2021 linkage group LG14, ASM1881202v1, whole genome shotgun sequence DNA encodes these proteins:
- the LOC125245148 gene encoding heavy metal-binding protein HIP-like, translated as MKALVCILLLLETFVFVVQQQVDGGLNENEISQQISSEDGRQNPPQTDTLRAEASTDSQQYYNLCFPDIYASLRELTATVTEQKGNIRELRDEMNKKDEEISNLSSQVEELRKENRDREIAFSAALRESGDGHTGPFTSEETLIYKNVFTNIGNAYDRSTGVFTAPVKGVYMFRISVYGHGPTTTSASIYKNEEHVVIAYNIQNSDRANASNGVVLILEAGDVVNVKLRPKARIYENVNNHNTFSGYLLFPLK; from the exons ATGAAGGCTTTAGTAtgtatactgctgctgttggaaacctttgtgtttgtcgtccagcagcaggtagatggaggactcaatgagaatgagatcagtcaacagatcAGCTCTGAGGACGGAAGACAGAATCCACCTCAAACAGACACTTTGAGAGCTGAAGCTTCAACTGACAGCCAACAATACTACAATCTGTGCTTCCCTGACATCTATGCATCActgagagaactgaccgccaccgttacagagcagaaaggaaacatcagagaactgaggGATGAGATGAACAAGAAAGATGAAG aaatttcAAATCTTTCAAGTCAAGTGGAGGAGTTGAGAAAGGAAAATAGAG acagagaaatagcTTTTTCAGCTGCACTGAGGGAATCTGGCGATGGACATACTGGTCCTTTTACATCTGAAGAGACACTAATCTACAAAAACGTCTTCACAAACATAGGGAACGCCTATGACCGAAGTACAG GTGTTTTCACAGCCCCAGTGAAAGGAGTGTACATGTTCAGAATCTCTGTATATGGACATGGCCCAACTACAACCTCTGCCTCCATTTATAAGAATGAAGAGCATGTGGTTATAGCATATAATATTCAGAATTCAGATCGGGCAAATGCCTCAAATGGAGttgtgttgatcctggaggCTGGAGATGTTGTTAATGTGAAACTTCGGCCTAAAGCGAGGATATATGAAAACGTGAATAACCACAACACATTCAGTGGTTATCTACTGTTTCCCTTAAAATAA
- the LOC125244408 gene encoding uncharacterized protein LOC125244408 → MEEKTVARLKRRMSAEGTNTKLPRRARNPPKKMSLYEPDPSSPRDNQDGLFVFLTFEDGYTAKIFNLCDILNKDDKPIACFRDLTPGEEVLARWSDNKFYKATVDFTGTADKTVDTKKATKKDMKKRDAAAQRFYNLPFLPQAGQSTSAQDHLNTLDQNVIQPPTTWPVYQPPPTESFLPVQPQLQHATAWPQYQLPVSQSSPNTPQHYQHSPFQSLNQYRTTLSPIPHNSRPFAVFKASPASHSTTHTFRPNTTAACFGRFGSAETATSSYSQRKLPQNVAQS, encoded by the exons ATGGAGGAAAAAACAGTTGCAAGACTCAAAAGAAG aatgaGTGCAGAAGGAACTAATACAAAACTGCCCAGAAGAGCGCGAAACCCTCCGAAAAAGATGAGTTTGTATGAACCAGACCCCAGCTCCCCCAGAGATAACCAAGATG gactttttgtatttttgaccTTTGAAGATGGATACACAGCAAAGATTTTTAATCTCTGTGATATACTAAACAAAGATGATAAACCCATCGCTTGCTTTAGAGATCTGACACCAGGAGAAGAAGTACTTGCAAGATGGTCTGACAATAAGTTCTACAAAGCTACAGTAGACTTCACTGGAACAGCTGACAAAACGGTGGATACCAAGAAGGCGACTAAGAAGGACATGAAAAAAAGAGATGCAGCTGCACAAAGATTCTACAACCTTCCATTCCTACCTCAAGCAGGCCAGTCCACCTCTGCACAGGATCACCTAAATACTTTGGACCAAAATGTCATTCAGCCTCCAACAACCTGGCCAGTGTACCAGCCTCCACCCACAGAGTCATTTCTACCTGTCCAGCCACAGCTCCAGCATGCAACTGCCTGGCCACAGTACCAACTTCCAGTTTCCCAGTCATCACCAAATACGCCACAACATTACCAGCATTCACCATTCCAGTCGCTCAACCAGTATCGAACTACTCTGTCTCCAATTCCACACAATTCCAGGCCTTTCGCAGTATTCAAAGCATCACCAGCCTCACACAGCACTACCCACACCTTCAGACCAAACACAACAGCAGCCTGTTTTGGCAGATTTGGATCAGCGGAGACAGCCACCAGCTCCTACAGCCAAAGAAAGCTTCCTCAAAATGTTGCACAGTCCTAA